One Phaseolus vulgaris cultivar G19833 chromosome 11, P. vulgaris v2.0, whole genome shotgun sequence genomic window carries:
- the LOC137823512 gene encoding protein RETICULATA-RELATED 4, chloroplastic-like, producing the protein MSIALSFFTPPSSSSSSLSSSKSIPSLSLSSSISFRLPRAADRFFPLRSTGGGFGGGSSGGHGGHGGGGDDEHGNEGGKNEALMVVAEAGRALESVPADLAAAVKEGKIPAAVMTRFFELEKSAFFRWLLQFPGFRERLLADDLFLAKVAMECGVGVFTKTAAEYDRRRENFFNELEIVFADVAMAIIADFMLVYLPAPTVALRPPLAGTAGPIAKFFHGCPDNAFQVALSGTSYSLIQRIGAIVRNGSKLFAVGTASSLVGTAMTNALINAKKAVKNSSEGEIENVPILSTSAAYGVYMSISSNLRYQVVAGIFEQRLLEPLLHQHKLILSALCFAVRTGNTYLGSLLWVDYARWVGVQ; encoded by the exons ATGTCGATTGCTCTCTCCTTCTTcacgccaccctcttcctcttcatcttcactttcttcttctAAATCCATTCCTTCCCTTTCCCTCTCTTCCTCCATCAGCTTCCGCCTCCCTCGCGCCGCAGATCGCTTTTTTCCTCTTCGCTCAACTGGCGGCGGCTTTGGCGGCGGATCTTCCGGAGGACACGGGGGTCATGGCGGGGGAGGTGACGACGAGCACGGCAATGAAGGAGGAAAGAACGAGGCCTTGATGGTGGTGGCGGAGGCGGGGAGGGCGTTGGAGAGCGTGCCGGCGGATTTGGCGGCGGCGGTAAAGGAGGGCAAGATTCCGGCGGCGGTGATGACGCGGTTTTTTGAGCTGGAGAAGTCGGCGTTCTTCCGGTGGCTGCTTCAGTTCCCCGGTTTCAGAGAGCGTCTCCTCGCCGATGATCTGTTCCTCGCGAAAGTCGCCATGGAGTGCGGCGTTGGCGTCTTCACCAAG ACTGCTGCTGAGTACGACCGAAGGAGAGAAAACTTTTTCAACGAGCTCGAAATTGTCTTCGCCgatgtg GCGATGGCCATCATTGCAGATTTCATGCTGGTTTATCTTCCTGCGCCTACTGTTGCGCTTAGACCACCACTCGCAGGCACTGCAGGGCCTATTGCTAAGTTTTTCCATGGCTGCCCAGATAATGCTTTTCag GTTGCTCTCTCTGGAACATCATATTCCTTGATACAGAGGATTGGTGCAATCGTG CGTAATGGGTCTAAGCTTTTTGCTGTTGGTACTGCTTCTTCACTG GTTGGGACTGCTATGACAAATGCCTTAATCAATGCAAAGAAGGCAGTTAAAAATTCTTCTGAAGGAGAAATCGAAAATGTTCCCATTTTATCTACCAGTGCTGCCTATGGTGTCTATATGTCTATTTCCAGCAACCTCAG GTATCAAGTAGTTGCTGGAATTTTTGAACAGAGGCTTTTGGAACCTTTGCTGCACCAGCACAAGCTAATTCTTAGTGCACTTTGTTTTGCTGTGAGAACTGGCAATACGTATTTGGGTTCACTATT GTGGGTGGATTACGCTCGTTGGGTAGGAGTTCAATAG
- the LOC137832311 gene encoding phospholipase A1-Igamma3, chloroplastic codes for MASLLLLLNHLPSPPLSTPHTTTSFTSTTPLSFFSKTKPSPTLKCSSTSNLTPKQEHLQGKEQETCDFEAPLSQVWREIQGTNDWKGLIEPSMNPNLRREIIRYGELAQACYDSFDFDPHSKYCGTCKYHPSHFFHQLNIPHAGYTITRYLYATSNINLPNFFQKSNLAAVWSPHANWMGYVAVITDKEHIKHLGRRDILIAWRGTVTYVEWIHDLKDILRPAFFSRDQTIKVESGFHELYTKKEDSCTYCSFSAREQVLSEVKRLLNYYKDEEISITITGHSLGAALAVLSAYDIAEVRLNVVDDGGERVPVTVFSFAGPRVGNLKFKERCEELGVKVLRVVNVHDVVPTVPGIITNEKFRFQKYIEDTLSFPWSYAHVGREIALDHTESPFVKGSMDLVSAHNLEVHLHLLDGYHGKGKRFCLASKRDIALVNKSCDFLKSEYGVPPHWRQDENKGMVRGGDGRWVLPERPRLEAHPPDMTHHLQQVLDNHLSPQPLETT; via the exons ATggcttctcttcttcttctcctcaaCCACCTCCCATCTCCTCCCCTTTCAACACCACACACCACCACCTCCTTCACATCAACCACACCTCTCTCATTCTTTTCCAAAACCAAACCCTCACCAACCCTCAAATGCTCTTCCACCTCAAACCTAACCCCAAAACAAGAACACCTCCaaggaaaagaacaagaaacatgTGACTTTGAAGCTCCCTTGAGCCAAGTGTGGAGGGAAATCCAAGGCACGAACGATTGGAAGGGGTTGATAGAGCCAAGCATGAACCCTAACCTCCGAAGAGAAATAATCCGGTACGGCGAACTGGCACAAGCATGCTACGACTCCTTCGACTTCGACCCTCACTCCAAGTACTGCGGAACCTGCAAGTACCATCCCTCACACTTCTTCCACCAACTCAACATTCCCCACGCAGGCTACACCATCACACGCTACCTCTACGCCACCTCCAACATCAACCTCCCCAACTTCTTCCAGAAGTCCAACCTCGCCGCCGTCTGGAGCCCGCACGCCAACTGGATGGGCTACGTCGCCGTCATCACCGACAAGGAACACATCAAACACCTCGGCCGCCGCGACATCCTGATTGCATGGCGCGGAACAGTAACCTACGTCGAATGGATCCACGACCTCAAGGACATTCTTCGTCCCGCGTTCTTCTCCAGAGACCAAACCATCAAG GTAGAATCTGGATTCCACGAATTGTACACAAAAAAAGAAGACTCCTGCACCTATTGCTCTTTCTCCGCTCGCGAACAAGTGCTCTCAGAGGTTAAGCGTCTTCTCAACTACTACAAAGACGAAGAGATAAGCATCACCATCACAGGGCACAGTCTGGGTGCTGCCTTGGCCGTTCTGAGCGCGTACGACATAGCTGAGGTCCGCTTAAACGTGGTGGACGACGGCGGCGAACGTGTTCCGGTGACGGTGTTCTCGTTTGCGGGGCCCAGGGTTGGGAACTTGAAGTTCAAGGAGCGGTGCGAGGAGCTCGGAGTGAAGGTGCTGAGGGTGGTGAACGTGCACGATGTGGTGCCCACCGTGCCGGGGATAATAACGAACGAGAAGTTTCGGTTTCAGAAGTACATAGAGGATACGCTGTCGTTTCCGTGGAGCTATGCGCACGTGGGGAGGGAGATCGCGTTGGATCACACAGAGAGTCCGTTTGTGAAGGGGAGCATGGATCTGGTGAGTGCGCACAACTTGGAGGTGCACCTGCACCTGCTTGATGGCTACCATGGGAAGGGGAAGAGGTTCTGTTTGGCGTCTAAGCGAGACATAGCGCTTGTTAACAAGAGCTGTGACTTTCTCAAGAGTGAGTACGGCGTTCCGCCGCACTGGCGGCAGGACGAGAACAAGGGGATGGTGAGGGGCGGCGATGGGCGGTGGGTTCTGCCGGAGCGCCCCAGATTGGAGGCTCATCCACCGGACATGACCCACCATCTCCAGCAAGTGTTGGACAACCACCTCTCTCCTCAGCCATTAGAAACCACTTAG
- the LOC137819528 gene encoding NAD(H) kinase 1 — MYKFKHKNLKVKILQTLCIVLCWSRNETKGSKFFIFLCSLSSPISLMAPNKLNSSGNNNSMSCSQPENGFVNSFSLFPEKAVQEILQSPIQGSDDHLIEFSEALRTVAKALRQVAEGKASAQAEAAEWKRKYELERDRNQKFEHAEKPCLEHQVDLDDQRTNSPAKQLKSCNVANGQSGKCCSRNGICSHEVLKDGTPTSDSKIVKKASFKLSWFCKDDQSDQYKHDIVSFERGNITTAERSSKQISLKWQSCPQTVLILTKPNSVSVQILCSEMIRWLRQAKNLHIYVEPRVRVELLTESSYFNFVETWNDDEEVLMLHTKVDLVVTLGGDGTVLWAASVFKGPVPPIVPFSLGSLGFMTPFYSEHYKECLESILKGPISITLRHRLQCHVIREAAKNEYETEEPILVLNEVTIDRGISSFLTNLECYCDDSFVTCVQGDGLILSTTSGSTAYSLAAGGSMVHPQVPGILFTPICPHSLSFRPLIFPEHVSLRVQVPFNSRSPAWASFDGKDRKQLAPGDALVCSMAPWPVPTACLDDSTNDFLRSIHEGLHWNLRKTQSFDGPRET, encoded by the exons ATGTATAAATttaagcataaaaatttgaagGTCAAAATTCTTCAAACACTTTGCATTGTATTGTGTTGGAGCAGAAACGAGACAAAGGGATCCAAATTCTTCATCTTCCTTTGTTCTCTGTCTTCTCCAATCTCTCTTATGGCTCCAAACAAGCTCAATTCATCG GGAAATAACAACAGCATGTCGTGTTCACAGCCTGAGAATGGTTTTGTCAATTCCTTTTCTCTGTTCCCAGAGAAAGCAGTGCAAGAGATTCTTCAATCTCCCATCCAGGGATCGGATGACCATCTTATAGAGTTTTCTGAAGCTTTAAGAA CTGTTGCAAAGGCTCTCAGGCAAGTTGCTGAAGGGAAAGCTTCTGCTCAAGCTGAGGCTGCTGAATGGAAACGTAAATACGAGCTGGAGAGGGATCGGAATCAGAAGTTTGAACATGCAG AAAAACCATGTCTTGAGCATCAGGTTGATCTTGATGATCAGAGGACAAATAGCCCTGCCAAACAACTTAAATCATGTAATGTAGCTAACGGACAGTCTGGAAAATGTTGTTCGAGGAATGGTATTTGCTCCCATGAGGTTCTTAAGGATGGAACACCCACTTCTGATTCCAAGATAGTCAAAAAG GCTTCATTTAAACTTTCATGGTTCTGCAAAGATGATCAAAGTGATCAGTACAAACATGACATTGTCTCTTTTGAAAGAGGAAATATAACCACTGCAGAGCGCAGTAGTAAGCAG aTCTCTCTGAAGTGGCAATCATGCCCGCAGACAGTGCTCATATTGACCAAACCAAATTCAGTTTCAGTTCAAATTCTGTGTTCTGAAATGATCAG ATGGTTGAGGCAGGCAAAGAATCTACACATCTATGTAGAACCACGTGTCAGGGTGGAGCTTTTGACAGAATCATCATACTTTAACTTCGTAGAAACTTGGAATGATG ATGAGGAAGTTTTGATGCTGCACACTAAGGTTGACCTCGTGGTAACTCTTGGGGGAGATGGTACTGTCCTATGG GCAGCATCTGTGTTCAAAGGGCCAGTGCCTCCCATTGTTCCCTTTTCTTTAGGGTCTCTTGGCTTTATGACGCCTTTCT ATAGTGAACATTACAAAGAATGCCTTGAATCAATTTTAAAGGGCCCCATTAGTATCACATTACGGCATCGTTTACAATGTCATGTTATACGAGAAGCAGCTAAAAATGAATATGAAACTGAAGAACCAATACTTGTTCTAAATGAGGTTACAATTGATCGTGGAATATCTTCTTTCCTCACAAATTTGGAATGCTACTGTGACGACTCTTTTGTCACGTGTGTGCAAGGGGATGGATTAATCTTATCCACTACATCTGGCAGTACAGCATATTCTTTAGCAGCTGGAGGATCAATGGTCCATCCACAG GTTCCAGGCATTTTATTCACCCCAATATGCCCACACTCTCTATCCTTCAGGCCATTGATATTTCCTGAGCATGTGAGTTTGAGGGTGCAAGTACCATTCAACAGCAGAAGCCCTGCATGGGCATCATTTGATGGGAAGGACAGGAAGCAGTTAGCACCTGGAGATGCACTGGTGTGCAGTATGGCTCCCTGGCCTGTTCCTACGGCTTGTTTGGATGATTCCACAAATGACTTCTTGCGCAGCATTCATGAAGGCCTCCATTGGAATTTGAGAAAGACACAATCATTTGATGGCCCTCGAGAAACATGA